A genomic segment from Alistipes senegalensis JC50 encodes:
- a CDS encoding adenosylcobalamin-dependent ribonucleoside-diphosphate reductase — protein sequence MSKATKAEAPQKVNYNDAVAESKVYFDGDDLAATVWVSKYALKDSFGNIYEKSPREMHERIAGEIARIERKYPNPLSEGEAFELLDHFRYVIPQGGPMTGIGNNFQVASLSNCFVIGHKHPADSYGGIFRMDEEQVQLMKRRGGVGHDLSHIRPTGSPVLNSALTSTGIVPFMERYSNSTREVAQDGRRGALMLSLSIKHPDAERFIDAKVDTGKVTGANVSIKIDDEFMRAALAGKKYHQQFPIKSDAPKYEQDIDAKKLWEKIIHNAWKSAEPGVLFWDTIIRESIPDCYADEGFTTVSTNPCGEIPLCPYDSCRLLAMNLLSYVENPFKADAKFDFDKFRDHVGKAMHMMDDIIDLELEKVELIIKKIEDDPEDLDVRRVELELWKKIREMAQKGRRTGLGITAEGDMLAALGLRYGTQEAMDFAVEVQKTLALAAYGASVKLAAERGAFPIYDAAKEANNPMIARIREADPALYEEMTKVGRRNIAMLTIAPTGTTSLMSQTTSGIEPVFRTVYKRRRKINPSDHDTHVDYEDETGEKFQEYNVYHHNFVKWLEANGYDTSKLSTISDAELDQWVAASPYHGATANDIDWVAKVKMQGAIQKWVDHSISVTVNLPNNVSEALVADVYRTAWECGCKGVTVYRDGCRDGVLLEKNSKKKKRCEGHPGEVQKRPKSIPADIVRFKNGTEDWIAFVGLQDGRPYEVFTGKIEEDAMYIPPKIKKGFIIKVREEDGTKRYDFQYTDRYGYTNTIGGISRLFNEEFWNYAKLISGVLRHGMPIEKTVSLIESLHLDSESINTWKTGVCRALKQYIVDGTKSKGKCPSCGQENMAYQNGCLTCMSCGYSKCG from the coding sequence ATGTCAAAAGCCACCAAAGCTGAAGCGCCGCAGAAAGTCAATTATAACGATGCGGTTGCCGAGTCGAAAGTCTATTTCGACGGAGACGATCTTGCCGCCACGGTGTGGGTGAGCAAGTACGCCCTCAAAGACTCTTTCGGAAACATTTACGAGAAGTCGCCGCGCGAGATGCACGAACGCATCGCCGGCGAGATTGCCCGGATCGAACGCAAATACCCCAATCCCCTTTCGGAGGGGGAGGCGTTCGAGCTGCTCGACCATTTCCGTTACGTCATTCCGCAGGGCGGACCGATGACCGGCATCGGCAATAATTTCCAGGTGGCGTCGCTGTCGAACTGCTTCGTGATCGGCCACAAGCATCCCGCCGACTCCTACGGCGGCATCTTCCGCATGGACGAAGAGCAGGTGCAGCTGATGAAGCGGCGCGGCGGCGTGGGGCACGACCTCTCGCACATCCGTCCCACGGGCAGCCCGGTGCTCAACTCGGCGCTGACTTCGACGGGTATCGTGCCCTTCATGGAGCGCTATTCGAACTCCACGCGCGAGGTGGCGCAGGACGGCCGGCGCGGCGCGCTGATGCTGTCGCTGTCGATCAAGCACCCCGACGCCGAGCGGTTCATCGACGCCAAGGTCGATACGGGCAAGGTGACGGGCGCCAACGTCTCGATCAAGATCGACGACGAGTTCATGCGTGCGGCGCTCGCCGGCAAGAAATACCACCAGCAGTTCCCGATCAAGTCGGACGCCCCTAAGTACGAACAGGACATCGACGCCAAAAAACTCTGGGAGAAGATCATCCACAATGCGTGGAAATCGGCCGAGCCGGGCGTGCTGTTCTGGGATACGATCATCCGCGAGAGCATCCCCGACTGCTATGCCGACGAAGGCTTCACGACGGTCTCGACCAACCCCTGCGGCGAGATTCCGCTCTGCCCCTACGACTCGTGCCGCCTGCTGGCCATGAATCTGCTGAGTTACGTGGAGAATCCCTTCAAGGCCGACGCGAAGTTCGATTTCGACAAGTTCCGCGACCATGTCGGCAAGGCGATGCACATGATGGACGACATCATCGACCTCGAATTGGAGAAGGTCGAGCTGATCATCAAGAAGATCGAGGACGACCCCGAAGACCTGGACGTGCGCCGCGTGGAACTGGAGCTGTGGAAGAAGATCCGCGAAATGGCGCAGAAGGGCCGCCGCACGGGGCTCGGCATTACGGCCGAGGGCGACATGCTCGCCGCCCTGGGGCTGCGCTACGGTACGCAGGAGGCGATGGATTTCGCCGTCGAGGTGCAGAAGACCCTCGCGCTGGCCGCTTACGGCGCGTCGGTGAAGCTGGCCGCCGAGCGCGGAGCCTTCCCGATCTACGATGCCGCCAAGGAGGCGAACAACCCGATGATCGCCCGCATCCGCGAGGCCGATCCGGCACTCTACGAGGAGATGACGAAGGTCGGCCGCCGCAACATCGCCATGCTGACCATCGCCCCGACGGGCACCACGTCGCTCATGTCGCAGACCACGTCGGGCATCGAACCGGTGTTCCGCACGGTTTACAAGCGCCGCCGCAAGATCAACCCCTCGGACCACGACACGCATGTCGATTACGAGGACGAAACGGGCGAAAAGTTCCAGGAGTACAACGTCTACCACCACAATTTCGTGAAGTGGCTGGAGGCGAACGGATACGACACGTCGAAGCTCTCGACGATCTCCGACGCCGAACTGGACCAATGGGTCGCCGCGTCGCCCTACCACGGCGCCACGGCCAACGACATCGACTGGGTGGCCAAGGTGAAGATGCAGGGCGCCATCCAGAAGTGGGTCGATCACTCGATCTCGGTGACGGTGAACCTGCCGAACAACGTTTCGGAGGCGCTGGTGGCCGACGTTTACCGCACGGCGTGGGAGTGCGGCTGCAAGGGCGTCACGGTCTACCGCGACGGCTGCCGCGACGGCGTGCTGCTGGAGAAGAACTCCAAGAAAAAGAAGCGCTGCGAGGGGCATCCCGGCGAGGTGCAGAAGCGTCCGAAGTCCATTCCTGCCGACATCGTGCGCTTCAAGAACGGCACCGAAGACTGGATCGCCTTCGTGGGCTTGCAGGACGGACGCCCCTACGAGGTCTTCACCGGCAAGATCGAGGAGGATGCCATGTATATCCCGCCGAAGATCAAGAAGGGATTCATTATCAAAGTGCGCGAGGAGGACGGCACGAAACGCTACGACTTCCAGTACACCGACCGCTACGGCTATACGAACACCATCGGCGGCATCTCGCGCCTGTTCAACGAGGAGTTCTGGAACTATGCGAAACTGATCTCGGGCGTACTGCGCCACGGCATGCCGATCGAGAAGACCGTGTCGCTGATCGAGTCCCTGCATCTGGACAGCGAGTCGATCAACACCTGGAAGACGGGCGTATGCCGCGCGCTGAAACAGTACATCGTCGATGGCACGAAGTCCAAGGGCAAGTGCCCGAGCTGCGGTCAGGAGAACATGGCCTATCAGAACGGATGCCTGACCTGTATGTCATGCGGCTATTCCAAGTGCGGATGA
- a CDS encoding tetratricopeptide repeat protein, translating into MKRLTLFLILSFGVPCAWAQEAADTAAYAAAVGEEPAAEAASPEQLWDRANTAYVNGDYHAAAEIYEGILAQGLSSVKLYYNLANAYFKEGQLGKSILFYRRALRLAPGSDDIRYNLSVAEARTKDNIEQIPEFFLTEWMRGVRHTMSCTAWSILSLAALVCALALFLAYLLAQRLPLRKTGFYGTLVAAAAFMLTSWFAVGERREMLDDTQAVVMSLSTAVKSSPDKSATDLFVLHEGTLVEITDRLDNWCEITIADGKKGWLECKTIETI; encoded by the coding sequence ATGAAGCGATTGACCCTATTTCTGATCCTGTCATTCGGCGTTCCGTGCGCATGGGCGCAGGAGGCCGCCGACACCGCGGCGTACGCTGCGGCCGTCGGGGAGGAACCCGCCGCGGAGGCGGCTTCGCCCGAACAGCTGTGGGACCGGGCCAATACGGCCTATGTCAACGGGGATTACCACGCTGCGGCGGAGATTTACGAAGGGATTCTCGCGCAGGGACTCTCCTCCGTGAAACTCTATTACAACCTGGCCAACGCCTACTTCAAGGAGGGGCAGCTGGGCAAATCCATCCTCTTCTACCGCCGGGCCCTGCGGCTGGCTCCGGGCAGCGACGACATCCGCTACAACCTGAGCGTCGCCGAGGCCCGCACGAAAGACAATATCGAGCAGATTCCCGAGTTTTTCCTCACGGAGTGGATGCGCGGCGTGCGCCACACGATGAGTTGCACGGCGTGGAGCATCCTGTCGCTCGCGGCGTTGGTTTGCGCTCTGGCGCTGTTTCTGGCCTACCTGCTGGCACAGCGTTTGCCGCTGCGCAAGACGGGGTTCTATGGAACGCTCGTCGCGGCGGCGGCGTTCATGCTCACGAGCTGGTTCGCCGTGGGCGAGCGGCGCGAGATGCTGGACGACACGCAGGCCGTGGTGATGTCGCTCTCGACGGCCGTGAAGAGTTCGCCCGACAAGTCGGCCACGGACCTCTTCGTGTTGCACGAGGGAACGCTCGTCGAGATCACCGACCGCCTGGACAACTGGTGCGAGATCACCATTGCCGACGGCAAGAAAGGGTGGCTCGAATGTAAAACGATCGAAACGATTTAG
- a CDS encoding META domain-containing protein, producing MKILLRIAVIAVAGALIAGCCNCRAYQKKARRPLVGTEWQLIQLGGETVRPEKGTFTLTLLTEGNRLSAVGACNRLSGVYKTDDKRTLKMGPIASTMMACPGMEREHAFAQALEATTHYDMDGPMLLLLSDGELRAVFQAMP from the coding sequence ATGAAGATTTTGCTCAGAATCGCGGTTATCGCTGTCGCCGGGGCACTTATCGCCGGATGCTGCAACTGCCGCGCCTACCAGAAAAAAGCCCGCCGCCCGCTGGTGGGAACCGAATGGCAACTGATCCAGCTCGGCGGGGAGACCGTCCGTCCCGAGAAGGGCACGTTCACCCTCACGCTGCTGACCGAAGGCAACCGCCTGTCGGCCGTCGGAGCCTGCAACCGTCTGTCGGGGGTCTACAAGACCGACGACAAACGCACCCTGAAAATGGGGCCTATCGCCTCGACGATGATGGCCTGCCCCGGCATGGAGCGGGAACACGCCTTCGCCCAGGCGCTCGAAGCGACGACCCACTACGACATGGACGGTCCGATGCTGCTGCTGCTGAGCGACGGCGAACTGCGCGCCGTCTTCCAGGCGATGCCCTGA
- a CDS encoding fumarate hydratase — protein sequence MAEFIYQEPFPIQDDKTKYRLLTKEYVKVVECDGRKILKVDPKGLELLSKEAYADVSFYLRAAHLQKLHNILDDPEATDNDKFVAYTMLLNQAVSAEGELPTCQDTGTAICIGHKGEDVYTGADDAECIARGVYETYKDRNLRYSQVVPFTMTDEKNSGTNLPAQIDIYGGKPGMEYEFLFITKGGGSANKTFLYQQTKALLNEESLTKFIQQHIYDLGTSACPPYHLAICIGGTSAEMCLSTVKKASAGYLDELPTSGNEGGRCFRDLEWEEKVLKICRESGVGAQFGGKYLVHDVRVIRAPRHAASCPVAIGVSCSADRNVKAKITPEGIFLEELEKNPARFLPKEAPAMSPAVDIDLDEGMDKVREILTKYPIKTRLNLRGTLIVARDIAHARIKRMLDEGKPMPEYFKKHPVYYAGPAKTPQGMASGSFGPTTAGRMDPYVDLFQEHGGSLVMVAKGNRSQQVTDACKAHGGFYLGSIGGPAAILAKNSIKSVEVVDFPELGMEAVRKIYVENFPAFIIVDDKGNDFFADFKH from the coding sequence ATGGCAGAATTTATCTATCAGGAGCCGTTCCCGATTCAGGACGACAAAACCAAGTACCGTCTTTTGACGAAGGAGTATGTGAAGGTCGTGGAGTGCGACGGCCGCAAGATCCTCAAGGTCGACCCCAAGGGGCTCGAACTGCTTTCGAAGGAGGCCTATGCCGACGTGTCGTTCTATCTGCGCGCCGCACACCTCCAGAAGCTGCACAACATTCTCGACGATCCCGAAGCCACCGACAACGACAAGTTCGTGGCCTACACGATGCTGCTGAACCAGGCCGTCTCGGCCGAGGGCGAGCTTCCGACCTGCCAGGACACCGGCACGGCCATCTGCATCGGCCACAAGGGCGAGGATGTATACACGGGCGCCGACGACGCCGAGTGCATCGCCCGCGGCGTTTACGAGACTTACAAGGACCGCAACCTGCGCTATTCGCAGGTCGTGCCCTTCACGATGACCGACGAGAAGAACTCCGGCACGAACCTCCCGGCGCAGATCGACATCTACGGCGGCAAGCCCGGCATGGAGTACGAATTCCTCTTCATCACCAAGGGCGGCGGCTCGGCCAACAAGACGTTCCTCTACCAGCAGACCAAGGCGCTGCTCAACGAGGAGTCGCTCACGAAATTCATTCAGCAGCATATCTATGACCTCGGCACGTCGGCCTGCCCGCCCTACCACCTCGCCATCTGCATCGGCGGCACGTCGGCCGAGATGTGCCTCTCGACGGTGAAGAAGGCTTCGGCCGGCTATCTCGACGAACTGCCCACCTCGGGCAACGAGGGCGGCCGTTGCTTCCGCGACCTCGAGTGGGAGGAGAAGGTGCTGAAAATCTGCCGGGAGAGCGGCGTCGGCGCCCAGTTCGGCGGCAAATACCTCGTGCACGACGTGCGCGTGATCCGCGCCCCGCGCCATGCGGCTTCGTGCCCCGTGGCCATCGGCGTCAGCTGCTCGGCCGACCGGAACGTCAAGGCCAAGATCACGCCCGAGGGCATCTTCCTCGAAGAGCTGGAGAAGAACCCCGCGCGCTTCCTGCCGAAAGAGGCTCCCGCCATGTCGCCCGCCGTGGACATCGACCTCGACGAGGGTATGGACAAGGTGCGCGAGATTCTCACCAAATACCCGATCAAGACGCGCCTGAACCTTCGGGGCACGCTGATCGTCGCCCGCGACATCGCGCACGCCCGCATCAAGCGGATGCTCGACGAGGGCAAGCCGATGCCCGAGTACTTCAAGAAACACCCGGTCTACTACGCCGGTCCGGCCAAGACGCCGCAGGGCATGGCTTCGGGTTCGTTCGGCCCCACGACGGCCGGGCGCATGGACCCCTATGTGGACCTGTTCCAGGAGCACGGCGGTTCGCTGGTGATGGTGGCCAAGGGCAACCGTTCGCAGCAGGTGACCGACGCCTGCAAGGCCCACGGAGGCTTCTACCTGGGTTCGATCGGCGGGCCCGCCGCGATCCTTGCGAAAAACTCCATCAAGTCGGTTGAGGTCGTCGATTTCCCCGAGCTGGGCATGGAGGCCGTGCGCAAGATCTACGTCGAGAACTTCCCCGCGTTCATCATCGTCGATGACAAGGGGAACGACTTCTTCGCCGATTTCAAGCACTGA
- a CDS encoding malate dehydrogenase yields the protein MDFVTNEKLTIVGAAGMIGSNMAQTALMMRLTPNICLYDPYGPALEGVAEELFHCAFEGANITWTTDIKEALTGASYVVSSGGAARKAGMTREDLLKGNAEIAAQFGKDLKAYCPDVKHVVVVFNPADITGLIALIYAGLKPSQVSTLAALDSTRLRSELAKYFKISPDEIRNCRTYGGHGEQMAVFASTTLVAGRPLSELIGKEMPEGDWADLQQRVIQGGKHIIDLRGRSSFQSPAYLSICMIAAAMGGKPFEYPAGVFVHNDEFKHILMAMETTITKEGVAYKNVQGTAAEHKKLTESYEHLCKLRDEVISMGILPPVEEWGRLNPHLK from the coding sequence ATGGATTTTGTAACGAACGAAAAACTCACCATCGTGGGTGCGGCCGGCATGATCGGCTCGAACATGGCTCAGACGGCGCTGATGATGCGCCTGACGCCCAACATTTGCCTGTACGATCCTTACGGACCGGCGCTCGAGGGCGTGGCCGAGGAACTTTTCCACTGCGCTTTCGAGGGTGCGAACATCACCTGGACGACCGACATCAAGGAGGCCCTGACCGGTGCGTCCTATGTCGTATCGTCGGGCGGCGCAGCCCGCAAGGCGGGCATGACGCGCGAGGACCTGCTGAAAGGCAACGCCGAGATCGCCGCCCAGTTCGGCAAAGACCTCAAAGCCTATTGCCCCGATGTGAAGCATGTCGTGGTGGTCTTCAATCCGGCCGACATCACGGGCCTCATCGCGCTGATCTACGCGGGGCTGAAACCCTCGCAGGTTTCGACCCTCGCGGCGCTGGATTCGACGCGCCTGCGCTCGGAGCTGGCCAAATATTTCAAGATTTCGCCCGACGAAATCCGCAACTGCCGCACCTACGGCGGCCACGGCGAGCAGATGGCGGTCTTCGCCTCGACGACGCTCGTCGCCGGACGGCCCCTTTCGGAACTGATCGGCAAGGAGATGCCCGAGGGCGACTGGGCCGACTTGCAGCAGCGGGTGATCCAGGGCGGCAAGCACATCATCGACCTGCGGGGCCGTTCGTCGTTCCAGAGCCCGGCCTACCTCTCGATCTGCATGATCGCGGCGGCCATGGGCGGCAAGCCGTTCGAATACCCCGCCGGCGTGTTCGTGCACAACGACGAGTTCAAGCATATCCTGATGGCGATGGAGACCACCATCACGAAAGAGGGCGTCGCCTATAAGAACGTGCAGGGCACGGCCGCGGAGCACAAGAAGCTCACGGAGAGCTACGAGCACCTGTGCAAACTGCGCGACGAGGTGATCTCGATGGGCATCCTGCCTCCCGTGGAGGAGTGGGGACGCCTGAATCCGCACCTGAAATAG
- a CDS encoding BatD family protein encodes MASSMRGFFAKIFLTALPVLAIFSAYAAEKVTFEANSPLTVAVGEAFRVEFALNAKPDEDSFKAPSFEGFDVLAGPAVSQGSSVQIINGSMTKSVSYTYTFVLLPQAAGNVTVGAAEVKVDGTTYRTRPLPVEIVNEGEGSGARQQSGSHRPDDAQTDAQSQIGKDDILLRAVVSRTSVYKNEPLHVAFKLYTRVPYVNIVPESAPSFNGFWSQDLTDPNAGRVGRETYNGKVYETRVLYDYLLYPQQVGALAIEPVEMTVVAQVVVQSRNADPFFGSGREVYNVPRKVQSQRAAVTVKPLPTGAPASFSGAVGNFTMDAQFPSERIAANSGATVTVKISGTGNLTFVQAPKLPLPTSFEQYNVKTTESINTSSSGISGYRQFEYPFIARAEGTYDLEPVEFTFFDPQRMQYVTLKSKPMTLEITPDARGGGGDAVVMQGRGMSKEEVKMLGQDIRYIKLKGAQLRSEREPFIFSAAYWILLGGILVVFAMIYVALRRQIRESQNVALVRGKRANKVAVQRFRAARRYMEEQNRHAFYEEMLRALWGYMSDKFNIPVANLTKENVREELHKRGVSSEDSQRFTAIITQCDEAQYSPVESARMGDVYSEGVNLISRIESVIKR; translated from the coding sequence ATGGCAAGTTCGATGAGAGGTTTTTTTGCAAAAATATTCCTGACGGCACTTCCCGTGCTGGCGATCTTCTCGGCATACGCTGCCGAGAAGGTCACTTTTGAGGCCAATTCGCCGTTGACGGTCGCCGTCGGCGAGGCGTTCCGTGTGGAATTCGCGCTGAACGCCAAACCCGACGAAGACAGTTTCAAGGCGCCTTCGTTCGAGGGGTTCGACGTGCTGGCCGGACCCGCCGTTTCGCAGGGTTCGTCGGTCCAGATCATCAACGGTTCGATGACCAAGAGCGTCAGCTACACCTACACCTTCGTGCTGCTGCCGCAGGCCGCGGGCAACGTGACCGTCGGCGCCGCGGAGGTCAAGGTCGATGGCACGACCTACCGGACCCGGCCGCTGCCCGTCGAGATCGTCAACGAGGGCGAAGGCTCCGGGGCGCGGCAGCAGAGCGGGTCGCACCGCCCGGACGACGCGCAGACCGACGCCCAGAGCCAGATCGGCAAGGACGACATCCTGCTGCGGGCCGTCGTGTCGCGCACGTCGGTCTATAAGAACGAGCCGCTGCACGTGGCCTTCAAGCTCTACACCCGCGTTCCATACGTGAACATCGTGCCCGAATCGGCCCCGTCGTTCAACGGCTTCTGGTCGCAGGACCTCACCGACCCCAATGCGGGCCGCGTGGGGCGCGAGACCTACAACGGCAAGGTCTACGAGACGCGCGTGCTGTACGACTACCTGCTCTATCCGCAGCAGGTGGGGGCGCTGGCCATCGAACCCGTGGAGATGACCGTCGTGGCGCAGGTCGTGGTGCAGAGCCGCAACGCCGACCCCTTCTTCGGAAGCGGCCGCGAGGTCTATAACGTGCCCCGCAAGGTGCAGAGCCAGCGGGCGGCGGTTACGGTCAAACCGCTTCCGACGGGCGCTCCGGCCAGCTTCAGCGGCGCCGTGGGCAACTTCACGATGGACGCCCAGTTCCCCTCGGAACGCATCGCGGCCAACTCGGGCGCGACCGTCACGGTGAAGATCTCCGGTACGGGCAACCTCACCTTCGTCCAGGCTCCGAAACTGCCGCTGCCGACTTCGTTCGAGCAGTATAACGTCAAGACCACCGAGTCGATCAACACCTCGTCGTCGGGCATCTCCGGCTACCGCCAGTTCGAATATCCCTTCATCGCGCGGGCCGAAGGCACCTACGACCTCGAACCCGTCGAGTTCACCTTCTTCGACCCCCAGCGGATGCAGTACGTGACGCTGAAATCGAAGCCGATGACGCTCGAGATCACCCCCGACGCCCGCGGCGGCGGAGGCGATGCGGTGGTGATGCAGGGCCGCGGCATGTCGAAGGAGGAGGTGAAGATGCTGGGGCAGGACATCCGCTACATCAAGCTGAAAGGGGCGCAGCTGCGTTCGGAGCGCGAGCCGTTCATTTTCAGCGCGGCCTACTGGATTCTCCTGGGGGGCATCCTCGTGGTGTTCGCCATGATCTACGTCGCTCTGCGGAGGCAGATCCGCGAGTCGCAGAACGTCGCTCTCGTGCGCGGCAAGCGAGCCAACAAGGTCGCCGTGCAGCGTTTCCGCGCCGCCCGGCGCTACATGGAGGAGCAGAACCGCCACGCCTTCTATGAAGAGATGCTGCGGGCGCTGTGGGGCTACATGAGCGACAAGTTCAACATCCCCGTCGCCAACCTCACGAAGGAGAACGTCCGCGAGGAGCTGCACAAACGGGGCGTTTCGTCCGAGGATTCGCAGCGGTTCACGGCCATCATCACCCAGTGCGACGAGGCGCAGTATTCGCCCGTGGAGTCGGCCCGCATGGGCGACGTTTATTCCGAGGGCGTGAACCTGATTTCGCGCATCGAGTCGGTGATAAAACGATAG
- the recR gene encoding recombination mediator RecR gives MSKLLQDVVGELSKLPGVGRRTALRLAIHILRMERDSVAEMTASIDRFRNEVKYCSLCNNLSDEEVCPICADRERDHATICVVEQVADVLSIENTRQYRGMYHVLGGVISPMQGISPSDLKIDLLCERIARGGVKEVILAISTSVEGETTLFYLMNRLRQFPGLKITSIARGIGFGDELEYVDELTITHALFNRREIDPA, from the coding sequence ATGTCGAAACTTTTACAGGATGTCGTCGGCGAGCTTTCGAAGCTCCCGGGCGTGGGACGCCGTACGGCGCTGCGCCTGGCCATCCACATCCTGCGCATGGAGCGGGATTCGGTGGCCGAGATGACCGCCAGCATCGACCGCTTCCGCAACGAGGTGAAGTACTGCTCGCTGTGCAACAACCTCTCCGACGAGGAGGTCTGCCCGATCTGCGCCGACCGGGAGCGGGACCATGCGACGATCTGCGTCGTGGAGCAGGTCGCCGACGTGCTTTCGATCGAGAACACGCGCCAGTACCGGGGCATGTATCACGTGCTGGGCGGGGTGATCTCGCCGATGCAGGGCATCTCGCCCTCGGATCTGAAGATCGACCTGCTGTGCGAACGCATCGCCCGCGGCGGGGTGAAGGAGGTGATCCTCGCCATCTCGACCTCGGTCGAGGGCGAAACGACGCTTTTCTACCTGATGAACCGCCTGAGGCAGTTCCCCGGACTGAAAATCACCTCCATCGCCCGGGGCATCGGCTTCGGCGACGAGCTGGAATACGTCGATGAACTGACGATCACCCACGCCCTGTTCAACCGCCGGGAGATAGACCCCGCCTAA
- a CDS encoding RidA family protein, translating to MKTIIASPRAPKAVGPYSQAVEAGGALYVSGQLPIDAAAGRMAEGIEAQTRQSLTNLGHILREAGYDYSDVVKTTVLLQSIGDFAAMNAVYAEFFTAEMPARMCYEVAALPMGALVEIDAVAVK from the coding sequence ATGAAAACCATCATCGCATCGCCCCGTGCGCCCAAAGCCGTGGGGCCCTATTCGCAGGCCGTGGAGGCCGGCGGCGCGCTCTATGTCTCGGGACAGCTCCCGATCGACGCCGCGGCGGGCCGGATGGCCGAGGGGATCGAAGCCCAGACGCGCCAGTCGCTCACGAATCTCGGCCACATCCTCCGCGAAGCCGGATACGATTATTCTGACGTGGTGAAAACCACCGTTCTGTTGCAGTCTATCGGCGATTTCGCCGCCATGAACGCCGTCTATGCCGAGTTCTTCACGGCGGAGATGCCCGCGCGCATGTGTTACGAGGTCGCGGCGCTGCCGATGGGGGCGCTGGTCGAGATAGACGCCGTGGCGGTGAAATAA